The genomic segment TGTTTTAGAGAATTATGCACTCCAGCCATTACAAATCTGGTCAGATTCTCAAGGTTGGTTCGGCTTAATATTATGCCAACGTCAGCCTACCAGTCATGAATATCTATAAGCAGAAAAATACTTCTGTCCAAAGTTTTTATCGCAGAGTTGGTTTTGAAGATTGCTATCTAATGACAAAATAGCTGAATAAACTCGGTTCTTCGTCTATTAAATAAAGGAGTTCACAACCTCATGTCAATTTATAACTTTACTCTCTCCCGTCAGTTATTACGCAACTTGTCCATCATTTCGCTGACTTTTGTACTCCTATACGGTGCATCTCGTCTGATGCTTTCTGCTCCCGCCACTGATATTTCGACTGTTGCACCGCAGGGAAAGCAAGTAGCGGTTTTCGCTGGTGGCTGCTACTGGGAAATGTCAGCAGTTTTTGAGCATCTATTAGGTGTTTCTGATGTCGTTTCTGGCTTTTCTGGGGGTGATGCAATAACCGCAGACTACACACTTGTCAGTGCTGGATTAACTAATCATGCTGAATCCGTAAAAATCACTTATGATCCATCAAAAATATCATATAATCAGCTTCTAAAAGTCTACTTTTTGGTAGCCCATGACCCGACAGAGTTAAATCGACAAGGCCCAGACTCAGGTAAGCAATATCGTTCGGCGATCTTTTTTGCTAACGATGAGCAGAAACAGGCTGCACAAGAATATATCGCTCAACTCAACAAATCGCGAATCTTCGATAAGCCAATTGTGACGAAATTAGATCCTTTGAAAGGTTTTTATCAGGCGGCAGCATCCCATCAGAATTATATCGTGCATCATCCGAGCGATCGCTATGTGGTAGTGAATGACTTGCCGAAACTGGCTAAACTTCAAGCAAAGTTCCCTAATATGTATAGCAAGTAAGGGGATTTGCAGCATTCAGCTTTTAAGATCCCCTCAATCCAGTAAAAGATTAACCTATCCTGTAAGACGCTCGTCCATGCTTCTTTTGATATTGCTGATGATACTCTTCTGCTCTATAGAATTGTGATGCAGCTACAATCTCCGTCACAATTGGATTTTTGTGATAACGAGAACTATTTTCAAGCTGCTCTTTGGAGGCTCTTGCTAATAATTCCTGCTCTGGAGTGTGGAAAAATATCACTGACCGATATTGAGAACCAACATCTAGCTCCTGATGGTTTGATACTGTGGGATTGTGCTTATTCCAAAACACATTTAGCAGTTCATTATAAGATACTATTGCTGGATTGTATTCCACTTCCACTACCTCAGCGTGTCCAGTTTTTCCTCTACAGACATCTTCGTAGGTTGGATTATCAAAGTGTCCGCCACTGTAACCAACTGCTGTAGAAGTTACTCCTTTTACTTGACGAAATGCTGCTTCAACTCCCCAGAAACAGCCTGCTCCAAATGTCGCTTTTTGTAGATTAGCGTTTTGCATATCTTTGACAACTCTTTTATGATAATTTTAAATGAAACTCATCAAATCAGACAGATACTTTATAAGTAAATATTTTCTCAATACTGCCTGATTGATTTTAATTATTAGAGTGACAGATTATCCTGAGATGAGTATAGTATAAAACTGAATATTATCTAAGAATTGGAAAAAATAGTGAAATCTAAAATTAATATACTGCTACCGCAGGGCAGAATTAAAAATGAATGCAGCATTAAACATTTCATGGTTACTGAGCTTGCCGTAAAGCCTGCGGCATAGCTACGCTTAAGGCGTAGCCTCTCGAAGAGTTGTATTGATTTGGAATGGGTGGTTTATTTACGCCGTACTGTACTAGCTTTTGCTAACTATAGGAATATTTCTTAGAATACTCACTATTTCAATTGGGTCTAACCGTTTAGTATAATCTGCATCAACAAAAGCATAAACGATTTTTCCGTCTCGATCAACTACAAATGTAGCTGGAATAGGTAGTTCAAAAGATTCATCTCCATTGTATCTAGGTAACACATGACCCTTTGACTCTAATATAGGTCTTAGATACTCCGGGATTTGAAACACAATTCCAAATTGACGAGCAATCATATTGCTGCGATCGCTCAATACTTCATAAGTTAGTTCATGTTTTTCTACAGTTGATATGGTATGACGAGTAGTTTGAGGTGAAATAGCAATTATTGATGCTCCTAATGTTTTAATTGCAGGTAATGCTTGTTGGAGTCCTGCTAGTTCCAAGTTACAGAAAGGACACCAAGAACCTCGAAAAAAGGAAATAACTACAGGCCCACTAACTAGTAGTTTTTGTAATTCTACTGCTTCGCTGAAAGCATTAGGTAGAATGAAATTAGGAATAATATCTCCTACCTTCAAAGTTTGGTCAATTATACCTGAATAAATTAGCTCATTTTTGATAGACTCTGTAAAATTCATCGTAATTTTCCTGAAAGTTAACTTATACTTTTATGTACCTTTCTAGATAAATACTGTTGCAGTGAATTTACTGAAATGAGAAAAATAGACCATTGGATTTGCATTACTGGGATAATTGCTTTAGGTTCCAAGGCATGATTATCATCTACTATTCTTGTTGTTTTTATACACGTTAAGCC from the Nostoc sp. C052 genome contains:
- a CDS encoding peroxiredoxin-like family protein — encoded protein: MNFTESIKNELIYSGIIDQTLKVGDIIPNFILPNAFSEAVELQKLLVSGPVVISFFRGSWCPFCNLELAGLQQALPAIKTLGASIIAISPQTTRHTISTVEKHELTYEVLSDRSNMIARQFGIVFQIPEYLRPILESKGHVLPRYNGDESFELPIPATFVVDRDGKIVYAFVDADYTKRLDPIEIVSILRNIPIVSKS
- the msrA gene encoding peptide-methionine (S)-S-oxide reductase MsrA, whose amino-acid sequence is MSIYNFTLSRQLLRNLSIISLTFVLLYGASRLMLSAPATDISTVAPQGKQVAVFAGGCYWEMSAVFEHLLGVSDVVSGFSGGDAITADYTLVSAGLTNHAESVKITYDPSKISYNQLLKVYFLVAHDPTELNRQGPDSGKQYRSAIFFANDEQKQAAQEYIAQLNKSRIFDKPIVTKLDPLKGFYQAAASHQNYIVHHPSDRYVVVNDLPKLAKLQAKFPNMYSK
- the msrA gene encoding peptide-methionine (S)-S-oxide reductase MsrA, with the protein product MQNANLQKATFGAGCFWGVEAAFRQVKGVTSTAVGYSGGHFDNPTYEDVCRGKTGHAEVVEVEYNPAIVSYNELLNVFWNKHNPTVSNHQELDVGSQYRSVIFFHTPEQELLARASKEQLENSSRYHKNPIVTEIVAASQFYRAEEYHQQYQKKHGRASYRIG